One Chitinophaga sp. H8 DNA window includes the following coding sequences:
- the sucD gene encoding succinate--CoA ligase subunit alpha yields MSVLVNKHSKVIVQGFTGTEGTFHATQMIEYGTQVVGGVTPGKGGSTHLERPVFNTVDDAVKATGADVSIIFVPPAFAADAIMEAAEAGVALVVCITEGIPVQDMVKAKNFLMGKTTRLIGPNCPGVITAEEAKVGIMPGFIFKKGRIGIVSKSGTLTYEAADQVVKAGLGVSTAIGIGGDPIIGTPTKEAVELLMNDPETDGIIMIGEIGGSMEAEAAEWIRENATKPVVGFIAGQTAPPGRRMGHAGAIIGGADDTAAAKMKILAACGVHVVESPANIGKTMAEVLSKAGALA; encoded by the coding sequence GATGATTGAGTATGGCACACAGGTGGTAGGCGGTGTTACCCCTGGCAAAGGCGGCAGCACGCATTTGGAGCGTCCTGTATTCAATACAGTAGACGATGCGGTAAAAGCTACCGGAGCAGATGTATCTATCATTTTTGTACCACCGGCATTTGCTGCAGATGCTATTATGGAAGCTGCTGAAGCTGGTGTTGCTTTGGTAGTTTGTATTACAGAAGGTATTCCTGTACAGGATATGGTAAAGGCGAAGAATTTCCTGATGGGAAAAACTACCCGCCTGATCGGGCCTAACTGCCCTGGTGTGATCACCGCAGAAGAAGCTAAAGTAGGTATCATGCCTGGCTTTATCTTCAAGAAAGGCCGTATCGGTATCGTATCCAAATCCGGTACTTTAACATATGAAGCTGCAGACCAGGTAGTTAAAGCTGGTTTAGGTGTTTCTACCGCTATTGGTATTGGTGGAGATCCTATCATCGGTACACCTACCAAAGAAGCCGTAGAACTGCTGATGAACGATCCGGAAACGGATGGTATCATCATGATCGGTGAAATTGGTGGTAGCATGGAAGCAGAAGCAGCAGAATGGATCAGGGAAAATGCTACCAAACCGGTAGTAGGCTTTATTGCTGGTCAGACTGCCCCTCCGGGTCGTCGTATGGGCCACGCAGGTGCCATCATTGGTGGTGCAGACGATACTGCTGCTGCTAAGATGAAAATACTGGCAGCATGTGGTGTACATGTGGTAGAAAGCCCTGCCAACATCGGAAAAACAATGGCAGAAGTATTAAGTAAAGCCGGTGCGCTTGCTTAA